The window CCTTCACTAAATGTGAATCATTCAATATTTTTAGTTGGTGTGAAATCGCGGACTGTTCCATATCCAATGCAAGCACAATGTTTCCAACACTGAGCTCTTCTTTCTGTAAAAGAAAGAGAATTGACAAGCGTGTAGGGTCACTAATCACTTTGAATTCTTTGCTTATTGATTGGATCTTCTC is drawn from Lactiplantibacillus paraplantarum and contains these coding sequences:
- a CDS encoding ArsR/SmtB family transcription factor, with translation MDTSTTSPINKEKIQSISKEFKVISDPTRLSILFLLQKEELSVGNIVLALDMEQSAISHQLKILNDSHLVKARREGKSMVYSLDDLHVFSTLEQVLTHINEQEQ